The following DNA comes from Capsicum annuum cultivar UCD-10X-F1 chromosome 7, UCD10Xv1.1, whole genome shotgun sequence.
gaaattattttttttcctcttcatccCCTTTCCAATAATAATTTCTGTCAAAAAGagaatatttatatctataatatattaaaagtgtgaagacccttagaaaagtgatttgaattttttgcccttcattaaaagactcttctttaggcaaaactgtcttttcactatttgtttaatttatatttaattaaaactctATTTACATTCTttctaccaaaaataaaaaaacatgttattaaacacaaaacaaaaaaacaccgacataaaatattttacaactTCCGTCTATTACCTTTTATATACAAATTTACTTTTTAAGTTAGAAGGTTCTTATaattgatattttacataatctatattattttaaaattttatttttatttttagaaagaaaataaaaggagcacgattattttcaaatttaaccttTCATagacaaatattttcaaaaaccatttagaaaaatattcttaaaatacgACTCTATTAAGAAACTACTTCTATAATTTTgggatgtacgttaaactagagaacaaactggtcatattgggagaatatgattgatgctcatctaacttgattcgactGTATGTACCCTCAACCACTTCAcagtttttgtcagcataatagaattcaacatgtgtatatatacatatcttctttgttttcattcaaaattgaagctttgtgatcactatcatattattttttttatagcttacaggtcgtagatgaatgtcggttgactttaaagaatttcttgggtaaatgttagatttaattgtgttgttttgatatctttattatcttattattttattttaattcaaagatgctagatgaatgtgagtCAGCttggtttaattgtattatcatagtatctttattagtttgttattttgtggtagtttgcAGTTCggagatgaatctcgatcggctttgagaaatttttgtgtgtaaaatttaagtttaattgtattgttttgatatcaattttatcgtattattttgttgcagtttaccgATGATAAATAAATGTTGCTCGGCTTTGAAGAgtttttttatgtaaatgttaggtttacttgtattattttgatatctctattatcgtattgttttgttattatttataggtggtagatgagtgttgaacgactttgagaaaatttttgtgtctaaaaattaaatttaattgtattattttgatgtttccatcattgtattattttattgtaatttacagatggtagatgaatatcgatcaacttttaaaaatatttttgataattgtGAGGTTTAGTAAATAAATTCATCATCTTTACATgcttaaaagatattaaatttaattattatatttatctttattatttaaataaatatcttatttagtgtaatatttgaactGATCAAAATGAGGTACACGCgcctaaactaatatatatatatatatatatatatatatatattgagtttTAAAGTTATTTCTGGCTGTGCTCgtgttgatttttataaattcaaaTAGTGAGAGTATGAGTTGTAAGGAGTGTAAATTAAACACGTCGGAGCATAAAGAAATTAGGTGGACAACGCAACTACAAGAAGATCCACCAATTAAAATGGTGGTgcttattcaatttccctttTGTCTTTTTGTTCCGCTATTGGTACGtactaaagaagaaaaatggaaacTTCATGATGTAACTGAAAAACAAACAAGAAAATATCAAAGGGAAGTACCAAGAGTGCACGCTAAAGTGTTTGCTCTTTAACCAGCTTTACTTTGAGCATTACCAGACCAAACTAAGTCACCCAGCATTGATTCTTGATTCTTGTTGTGGTGCGTCTTCTTCCTATTCCTTTGTAAGTGTTAGTGTTACTTTCTTGATATTATGAATTCTAATGCATATTTAGTAAGTGGGGTGGGGAAAGTTTgacctcttcttcttcttttttttttttttcttttacaatttGCTATGATGGGATTTGTATGAGAAACTTTAGAGTTGGAGTCCAAGATTGacttttttactaacttttgttgTTAGTAGAACCTATCATTccctttttattgatttttactGACTCTCAATTATTGACTAAGTTTTGCGTACTCTTCATTTTTTATGTCGGATTCTCCATAATAAACCACTTTTAGAGAATTTGATCGGCACCTGTTGACAGTTTTGAAGAGTTCGTGCAACATAGATTTATTGATGCCTATTCTTCATATTGTCATGCCATTGTCTGTTGTTTTTTGGTCAAATACAACTGTCTGCATCTTACCAAGAATTTTGTTTATTCTAGTAAGAGGTTTCCGTATCTtatattggaaacaacctctctacctctaagtaagataaggttatactttaccctccccaaactctATTTTGTGGGACTACAACGAGTATGTTTTCGTTGGTAAGAAGTTTGTGTATCCATGTAGGATAAGTGTGAAATTTAATTCTAATTTGTCTTAAATGACTAAGTATTTAGTTGGGATGAAATGGTCCTGAGTAGAGAGGAATGGATATTGGTGTTAAGAATGGACCTTGGGcttaactcaacctcaaaagctagctcaagaggtgaggattacccaactccatataagcaaaccactagtccatttcccaatcaatgtgggacttttactcACTCTAACACCCTCTCGCCCAGGCCCAACTGGTACTGGCGTGTGGACCGGGAGCCCAAAATGGGGATGGAAGTTCATATAAGAGaaccactagtccattccccaaccaatgtgggacttttgcccactctaacacccccctCACGCCCAGGCCCAACTAGCACTCCCCTCACGCCCAGGCCTAACTGGCACTGGCGCGTGGATCGGGAGCCCAAAACGGGAATGGACCTGACTCTGATACTAtgtcaagaatggaccttgggcctaactcaacctcaaaagctagctcataaggggaggattgcccaagtccatataagcaaaccactagtccattccccaaccaatgtgggacttttacccactctaacaatTGGTGACTCACAAACTGATCCTGTGTTATTCGGGATTGAGGATTTCTTGATTGACTAATATCCAGACTGAATCAAAATATGTCAAGGGGATGCATAATTTAGTTCCTGGAGATAAGGTGGATGAATCAAAAATGTAAAGGGAAGAAATTTTCCACCTAGCTGCAGCCTGTAGGTATCCTGAACCATTGTGTTTGAACAAATTTGAGTGATCAAATTAAAGATAGTTTGGAAAGAATAATGGTTAAAAAGGATGCTAGTGAATGGGTAATGAAGTAAATTTTATGTCTGCATGGCCAAATTTATCACTGACATAGTTGGGCAATACTAGTATTTCTGGTTCAAATTGCTCAGAAAATGTTAGGTCTTTTAAGTGCTACCACGTACGACCTTTTTGGCATAATTACATTGTTTATCTTTACTTGATTCTGTATGCAATAGCTCTTTCTTTAATACCACCAAAAGAGTTGAAGTATGTCTGCTGCTGGCTCTAATTAACTTTTTGGATCTCTTTATTGGTTCATGTTCAGGTTTCATATCATTATGGCGGCAATTTTGGCTTCTCAAAGCTGTTATTGCCGCAGAGGAGAATTAACAAATCATGGAAGCAATGCAAACAACCTCAGTTTTTCAGGCTCAATCTCTATCCTATTTTGGTCAAAATTTGATAGACAATCTGGTAAACCATCTAGAAAGATTCACCGGCTTAAAGTGCAAATGCAACAGGCTGAGTCACCTGAAAAAGTAGGTATAAATGGTCGTCCAGTTAAAATGGTACCTACAAGTGAAATTACAAAGAGAATAGCACCATCTGTAAATGGTTCTGGGATTGTTAATGGTTCCACACAGAGAATCAATGGGGCAAATATGGTTAAGCGGGTTCCTACTCCAGCCCCTGTAAAGAAACAAAAATCTAAAGAATTTCTGCCTGCTGAAGATCTAAAGGTTTTACCTTCAGATGAAGGTTTCAGTTGGGCTAATGAGAATTATAACTCCTTCCAAAGAAGTGTAGATGTTTGGACCTTTGTCCTTTCGCTACGGGTGCGTGTTTTCTTGGACAATGCTAAATGGACATATGTGGGTGGCTTTACTGAGGATAAACAggttagtttttctttttttccttatttaacttGAATTGATATTGAGGTTAACGCAGTACCAAGTACGGAGCAAAATTCATGCAATGCTACTCTCTTATCCTTCCTTCATCTTCTTGGATTATCTGATTTTATGAGCATTATGAGTAATAAGTTTTGTGCCTGCAGAAAGCCAGAAGACGTGGAACTGCTTCATGGTTAAGAGAATGTGTGCTGCAGCTTGGTCCTACATTTATCAAACTTGGGCAGTTATCCTCCACTAGATCTGATCTATTTCCTCGAGAATTTGTTGATGAGCTTGCTAAGTTGCAGGTATAGCTTATCTGCTTTTTGAGAAAGAGAACATCATCTCCTCAATTACTCGCACAATTGTCTTTGTATTAGTCCACACTTGAAAATGAATTGTCCGAGCATGACTTTCATTTTCTATTGCTTTGTAATCATTCAGGACAGAGTACCTGCCTTCTCCCCCAAGAAAGCAAAAGAGTTTATTAAGAAGGAGCTGGGAGTTCCAGTTGATATTTTGTATAAGGAGTTTGAAGATCAACCAATTGCAGCAGCTAGTCTTGGTCAGGTGTTTGGTTTATTCATATCTTCGTTTATATCATTGAAGTGAACTGTATCTTTTAGTCTctgattttttaaaagatattatcTAGTCCATGAGCTTTTGATGAAACAAAAGACCATCAACTTTGATGAACTGAAGCACAAAATGGTTACCTTTTGGATTGTTGCCAGACTTTAGCAACCTGGTCTTTCATAATACTGCAAGTAATTTGTCCTGATTTTCCGTTTGTAAAATGCTCTTAGGTGCACCGGGCTATCTTACATAACGGAGAGAAAGTTGTCGTAAAAGTTCAGAGACCCGGCCTAAAGAAACTATTTGACATTGATCTGAGTAAGTATTATACACTAAAAATGTTAGTCAAACGTGTTTACCGCTTATTGGAAGTTCAACATTTGCTTTTGATTCAGGAAATTTGAAGTTGATCGCGGAGTACTTTCAGAAAAGTGAAACTCTTGGTGGTCCAACTCGCGACTGGATAGGAATATATGAAGAATGTGCTAAGTAAGCCAGAATATTCTAATCCATGCTCTTACAAAAGCTAGATGTAATGGCAGTTGATTTAACAAGTAATTTTGTCCACTTTGTGCTATTTTACGCAACCCACTCTCTTTCTAGTCTACCTGAATATATTGAATCTTTTGTCAAAATTACAAAATCTTCCTTCTGCCAAACTAAGCTGACCTCAGATATATGGTTATTTCTTTAGCCTG
Coding sequences within:
- the LOC107878110 gene encoding protein ACTIVITY OF BC1 COMPLEX KINASE 7, chloroplastic isoform X3; its protein translation is MAAILASQSCYCRRGELTNHGSNANNLSFSGSISILFWSKFDRQSGKPSRKIHRLKVQMQQAESPEKVGINGRPVKMVPTSEITKRIAPSVNGSGIVNGSTQRINGANMVKRVPTPAPVKKQKSKEFLPAEDLKVLPSDEGFSWANENYNSFQRSVDVWTFVLSLRVRVFLDNAKWTYVGGFTEDKQKARRRGTASWLRECVLQLGPTFIKLGQLSSTRSDLFPREFVDELAKLQDRVPAFSPKKAKEFIKKELGVPVDILYKEFEDQPIAAASLGQVHRAILHNGEKVVVKVQRPGLKKLFDIDLRNLKLIAEYFQKSETLGGPTRDWIGIYEECAKILYEEIDYINEGKNADRFRRDFRNIKWVRVPLVYWDYTATKVLTLEYVPGIKINQLDRIDSRGYSRSRIASRAIEAYLIQILKTGFFHADPHPGNLAIDVDEALIYYDFGMMGDIKSFTRERLLGLFYSVYEKDAKKVMQGLIDLGALQPTGDMSAVRRSIQFFLDNLLNQRPDQQQTLAAIGEDLFAIATDQPFRFPATFTFVIRAFSTLEGIGYILDPDFSFPKIGAPYAQELLDLRQKQRSGPQLVQEIRKQADDARTSTISMPYRVQRIEEIVKQLESGDLKLRVRVLEVG
- the LOC107878110 gene encoding protein ACTIVITY OF BC1 COMPLEX KINASE 7, chloroplastic isoform X2 is translated as MAAILASQSCYCRRGELTNHGSNANNLSFSGSISILFWSKFDRQSGKPSRKIHRLKVQMQQAESPEKVGINGRPVKMVPTSEITKRIAPSVNGSGIVNGSTQRINGANMVKRVPTPAPVKKQKSKEFLPAEDLKVLPSDEGFSWANENYNSFQRSVDVWTFVLSLRVRVFLDNAKWTYVGGFTEDKQKARRRGTASWLRECVLQLGPTFIKLGQLSSTRSDLFPREFVDELAKLQDRVPAFSPKKAKEFIKKELGVPVDILYKEFEDQPIAAASLGQVHRAILHNGEKVVVKVQRPGLKKLFDIDLRNLKLIAEYFQKSETLGGPTRDWIGIYEECAKILYEEIDYINEGKNADRFRRDFRNIKWVRVPLVYWDYTATKVLTLEYVPGIKINQLDRIDSRGYSRSRIASRAIEAYLIQILKTGFFHADPHPGNLAIDVDEALIYYDFGMMGDIKSFTRERLLGLFYSVYEKDAKKVMQGLIDLGALQPTGDMSAVRRSIQFFLDNLLNQRPDQQQTLAAIGEDLFAIATDQPFRFPATFTFVIRAFSTLEGIGYILDPDFSFPKIGAPYAQELLDLRQKQRSGPQLVQEIRKQADDARTSTISMPYRVQRIEEIVKQLESGDLKLRVRVLECRLGRGDVKMI